From Mercenaria mercenaria strain notata chromosome 17, MADL_Memer_1, whole genome shotgun sequence, the proteins below share one genomic window:
- the LOC123536479 gene encoding uncharacterized protein LOC123536479: protein MFGSKMERNFINRMWGICVLLGVLVSQTNALSCYQCNIFIRGSPWPCDSERGMKEVSGCHACLKTFTRTYLHNTFHDQLRTSYESRLCVKSKEYMKEAGCHPHETGSGYMKRCFCYDDFCNSSSRVHFTLVLSGVCMSVAVFLKRIM, encoded by the exons atgttcggtTCCAAAATGGAGAGGAATTTCATAAACAGAATGTGGGGAATTTGTGTTTTACTCGGAGTACTAGTCTCACAAACAA ATGCTCTCTCGTGTTATCAGTGTAATATATTTATCCGAGGTTCTCCGTGGCCATGTGACTCAGAGCGGGGTATGAAGGAAGTATCCGGATGCCATGCATGTCTAAAAACCTTCACCCGAACTTACCTTCATAATACTTTTCACGATCAATTAC GCACCTCATACGAATCCCGTCTGTGCGTAAAATCGAAAGAGTATATGAAGGAAGCCGGATGTCATCCGCACGAGACTGGTTCCGGTTACATGAAACGCTGTTTCTGCTATGACGATTTTTGCAATAGTTCCTCGCGCGTTCATTTCACTCTGGTGTTAAGTGGTGTGTGTATGAGCGTTGCAGTTTTCTTGAAAAGAATCATGTGA